A region of Desulfovibrio sp. DNA encodes the following proteins:
- a CDS encoding anion permease yields MKLDWKAAVPLVVGGLILLIPTPQGLEPSAWQYFALFVGLITALILEPLPAAAIGLIGVTLAAALRLVPAKIGVPPSTSESLRWALSGFSNGTVWLIFVAFMFSMGYEKTGLGKRLSLVLIKHLGKSTLGLGYAVALADLALAPFTPSNTARSGGTIFPIIKNIPPLYGCTPDNEPRKIGGYLMWVAMATTCVTSTMFLTALAPNLLALDLLQKTTKLTFSWTEWFVALAPATIILFLAVPFLTYIIYPPTLKKSEDAPKWAGDELTKMGPLSRQELTMAGLAVFALVLWIFGGKMFDATTVALMALCLMVITGVITWQDVTSHKTAWNVLAWFATLVAMADGLGKVGFLTWFAKSAAASMAGFSISALIICLVAMFYLVHYMFASLTAHTTALLPVILATAMAVPDIPMKTVSILLCGTLGLMGILTPYATGPSPVYYGSGYISRKEFWTLGFIFGMIYLVVYLGVGFPYLMMLKP; encoded by the coding sequence ATGAAACTCGACTGGAAAGCAGCTGTTCCCCTGGTAGTTGGAGGGCTCATACTGCTCATCCCAACGCCGCAAGGCCTCGAACCCTCTGCCTGGCAGTATTTCGCCCTGTTCGTCGGCCTGATTACCGCCTTGATCCTTGAACCGCTTCCGGCAGCCGCCATCGGCCTTATAGGTGTAACGCTGGCTGCGGCTCTGCGCCTGGTTCCCGCAAAAATCGGCGTCCCCCCCAGCACCTCGGAATCGCTGAGATGGGCCTTGTCCGGCTTCTCCAACGGTACTGTCTGGCTCATCTTCGTGGCCTTCATGTTCTCCATGGGGTATGAAAAAACCGGACTCGGCAAACGTTTGTCACTGGTGCTTATCAAGCACCTGGGCAAGAGCACGCTTGGCCTCGGCTACGCCGTGGCCCTGGCCGACCTGGCTCTGGCCCCCTTCACCCCGTCCAACACGGCCAGAAGCGGCGGCACAATCTTTCCCATCATCAAGAACATCCCGCCCCTTTACGGCTGCACCCCGGATAACGAACCCCGCAAGATAGGCGGCTACCTGATGTGGGTGGCCATGGCCACCACATGTGTCACCAGCACCATGTTCCTCACGGCGCTGGCGCCCAACCTCCTGGCCCTGGACCTTCTGCAGAAGACCACCAAGCTCACCTTCTCCTGGACGGAATGGTTCGTGGCACTGGCCCCGGCAACCATCATTCTCTTCCTGGCCGTGCCTTTCCTTACCTACATCATCTACCCGCCCACCCTGAAGAAAAGCGAAGACGCACCCAAGTGGGCGGGCGATGAACTGACCAAAATGGGCCCTCTGTCCCGACAAGAGCTGACCATGGCCGGCCTGGCCGTATTCGCCCTGGTGCTCTGGATATTCGGCGGCAAGATGTTCGACGCCACCACAGTGGCCCTTATGGCGCTTTGTTTGATGGTAATAACCGGGGTGATCACCTGGCAGGATGTGACCAGCCACAAGACCGCCTGGAACGTGCTGGCATGGTTCGCCACGCTGGTGGCCATGGCCGACGGCCTGGGCAAGGTCGGGTTCTTGACCTGGTTCGCCAAATCGGCTGCGGCGTCCATGGCGGGATTCTCCATCAGCGCCCTGATTATCTGCCTGGTGGCCATGTTTTATCTGGTCCACTACATGTTCGCGAGCCTCACCGCCCACACCACGGCTCTCTTGCCCGTGATCCTGGCCACGGCAATGGCCGTGCCCGACATCCCCATGAAGACCGTGTCCATCCTGCTCTGCGGCACCCTCGGGCTCATGGGCATCCTAACGCCGTATGCCACCGGCCCGAGTCCCGTTTATTACGGATCCGGCTACATCAGCCGCAAGGAATTCTGGACCCTGGGGTTCATCTTCGGAATGATCTACCTCGTGGTCTACCTGGGTGTGGGCTTCCCCTACCTCATGATGCTCAAACCATAG
- a CDS encoding tartrate dehydrogenase has translation MKKYKIAVIPGDGIGKELTPEGVRVLNAAAKACGTFSMDYEYFPWGCEYYVEHKEMMPANGLDILKPFDAIYFGAVGYPELVPDDVSLHGLLIKIRLGFDQYICLRPTTLLPGVPTPLKDKKPGDINFITVRENTEGEYAGAGGRMHPGQPMELAVETSVFTRTGVERVIRYAFELARSRPRKLLSHATKSNAQKHTLTFWDQIFDEVAKEYPDVKTERVLVDAMAARFVLKPESLDVVVASNLFGDILTDIGGAITGSLGLSASGNIDPERRYPSMFEPVHGSAPDIYGKGIANPIAMAWSGAMMLDFLGEKRAGALIEEAIKAVTAEGKTLTPDLGGKATTTQVADALIAKIQSMA, from the coding sequence ATGAAAAAATACAAAATAGCTGTCATCCCTGGCGACGGCATTGGCAAGGAACTGACCCCCGAGGGTGTGCGCGTACTCAACGCGGCCGCCAAGGCCTGCGGCACCTTCAGCATGGATTACGAATACTTCCCATGGGGATGCGAGTACTACGTGGAGCACAAGGAGATGATGCCCGCCAACGGCCTGGATATCTTGAAGCCCTTCGACGCCATCTATTTCGGAGCGGTTGGTTATCCGGAGCTGGTCCCGGACGACGTCTCCCTTCATGGACTGCTGATCAAGATCCGCCTGGGCTTCGACCAGTACATCTGCCTGCGCCCCACCACCCTGCTTCCCGGCGTCCCCACTCCCCTCAAAGACAAAAAGCCGGGCGACATAAACTTCATCACGGTGCGTGAAAACACCGAAGGCGAATACGCGGGCGCGGGCGGGCGCATGCATCCCGGCCAGCCCATGGAACTCGCTGTTGAGACGTCGGTGTTCACCCGCACGGGCGTTGAGCGCGTCATCCGCTACGCCTTCGAGCTGGCCCGTTCACGGCCACGCAAGCTTCTCTCCCACGCCACCAAATCCAACGCCCAGAAGCATACCCTGACTTTCTGGGACCAGATTTTCGACGAAGTGGCCAAAGAGTACCCGGATGTGAAGACCGAACGCGTGCTGGTGGACGCCATGGCCGCCCGCTTCGTGCTCAAGCCGGAATCCCTGGACGTGGTGGTTGCCTCCAACCTGTTCGGGGACATCCTCACCGACATTGGCGGCGCCATCACCGGAAGCCTGGGCCTCTCCGCCAGCGGCAACATCGACCCCGAGCGCCGCTACCCCTCCATGTTCGAGCCCGTGCACGGCTCTGCCCCGGACATCTACGGCAAGGGCATAGCCAACCCCATCGCCATGGCCTGGAGCGGCGCAATGATGCTCGACTTCCTGGGCGAGAAGCGCGCCGGAGCACTGATCGAAGAGGCCATCAAGGCAGTCACGGCAGAAGGCAAGACCCTCACCCCGGATTTGGGAGGCAAGGCCACCACGACTCAGGTTGCTGACGCACTGATCGCTAAAATCCAGTCGATGGCCTAA
- the mdh gene encoding malate dehydrogenase codes for MSKITVFGAGNVGGAVTRRLIERKLCKKVVLVDRDPGKAEGIALDILEASPVDLLEPVCVSGDDLEQTRNSEIVVITAGATRKEGMTRDDLLKINAGIVHECVSKAALYSPYAFYIIVSNPLNVMCHVAMRAGQIPRTRISGMAGILDACRFQYFISKELGVSVENVQAMVLGEHGEGMVPVPRYSTVAGIPVTEMMPPEKLEELIARTRDGGAEIIRLMHTSAFYAPASAVIQMVAAVIMDKKKILPCTAYLTGEYGITNTFVGVPVKLGANGVEEIKEIELTDSERAALVSSAEKIKQQLAVIGEAC; via the coding sequence ATGAGCAAGATTACAGTGTTCGGCGCGGGCAATGTGGGCGGTGCCGTCACCAGGCGCCTCATAGAACGGAAGCTCTGCAAGAAGGTCGTGCTGGTGGACAGGGACCCGGGCAAGGCGGAGGGCATTGCCCTGGACATTCTTGAGGCCAGCCCAGTCGACCTTTTGGAGCCTGTCTGCGTCTCGGGGGACGACCTGGAGCAGACCAGAAACTCCGAGATCGTGGTCATCACCGCCGGGGCCACCCGCAAGGAGGGCATGACCCGCGACGACCTGCTGAAGATAAACGCGGGTATCGTGCACGAGTGCGTGTCCAAGGCCGCCCTGTACAGCCCCTACGCCTTCTACATCATCGTGAGTAACCCGCTCAACGTCATGTGCCACGTGGCCATGCGCGCGGGCCAGATTCCGCGTACCCGCATCAGCGGCATGGCCGGAATCCTGGATGCCTGCCGATTCCAGTACTTCATCTCCAAGGAGCTTGGCGTCTCGGTGGAGAACGTACAGGCCATGGTGCTCGGCGAGCACGGCGAAGGCATGGTGCCCGTGCCGCGCTATTCCACTGTGGCCGGCATCCCGGTCACGGAGATGATGCCCCCCGAAAAGCTCGAGGAGCTCATCGCACGCACCCGCGACGGCGGGGCGGAGATCATCCGCCTCATGCACACCAGCGCGTTCTACGCCCCTGCCTCGGCCGTTATCCAGATGGTTGCCGCAGTCATCATGGACAAGAAGAAGATTCTGCCCTGCACCGCCTACCTTACCGGCGAATACGGCATCACGAACACCTTCGTGGGTGTGCCTGTGAAGCTTGGTGCCAACGGGGTGGAGGAGATCAAGGAAATCGAACTGACCGACAGCGAACGTGCCGCCCTGGTCAGTAGCGCTGAAAAAATCAAGCAACAACTCGCCGTCATAGGCGAGGCCTGCTGA
- a CDS encoding asparaginase — MLMRRHLVSLLSALAVVTILAAVPAFAAAKEKPLPVVQLIATGGTIAMKIDPVKNAPVPAISGEDLLATVPEMGKVATIQVQNISNVPSGYMDPPRWVELQKAVSAALAKPEVAGVIVSHGTDTLEETAYFLDLAVKSDKPVVLIGAQRNASESDFDGPRNLLNAAKICVAPEAKNKGVMLAMNGQINAAREVTKSHTSDVETFKSGDFGFLGNVDNDRVVFYRAPVRRQHIPVKMAELPKVDIVYSYGGADGGLIKAAAASGAKAIVVAALGWGNVNPAMYEAVKEVVSQGTVVVISTRVPNGRVLPVYGYIGGGNTLKAAGAVFADNLSPQKARLLTMLALQTVKGQAELQALFDK; from the coding sequence ATGCTGATGAGAAGACATCTTGTGAGCTTGCTGTCCGCTTTGGCAGTCGTGACAATCCTGGCCGCGGTCCCAGCCTTCGCTGCCGCCAAGGAAAAACCTCTTCCGGTGGTTCAGCTTATCGCCACGGGCGGCACCATCGCCATGAAGATCGACCCGGTGAAAAACGCTCCGGTTCCGGCGATTTCCGGGGAGGACCTTTTGGCCACGGTGCCTGAGATGGGCAAGGTGGCCACCATCCAGGTGCAGAACATCTCCAACGTGCCGTCGGGCTACATGGACCCGCCCCGGTGGGTGGAGTTGCAGAAGGCGGTCAGCGCTGCCCTGGCCAAGCCCGAGGTGGCCGGGGTGATCGTTTCCCATGGCACGGACACTCTGGAGGAGACGGCGTACTTTCTGGACCTGGCCGTGAAGAGCGACAAGCCGGTGGTGCTCATCGGCGCTCAGCGCAACGCCTCTGAAAGCGACTTCGACGGCCCCCGCAACCTCCTGAACGCAGCGAAGATATGCGTGGCTCCCGAAGCCAAGAACAAGGGTGTGATGCTGGCCATGAACGGGCAGATAAACGCCGCCCGCGAGGTCACCAAATCCCATACCTCCGATGTGGAAACCTTCAAGTCCGGCGACTTCGGGTTCCTGGGCAATGTGGACAACGACAGGGTGGTCTTCTACCGGGCCCCGGTGAGACGCCAGCACATCCCGGTGAAGATGGCCGAGCTGCCCAAGGTGGACATCGTCTATTCGTACGGCGGGGCTGACGGCGGCCTGATCAAGGCGGCTGCAGCGTCCGGCGCCAAGGCCATCGTGGTGGCTGCTCTGGGCTGGGGCAACGTGAACCCGGCCATGTACGAAGCCGTAAAAGAGGTGGTGAGCCAGGGTACGGTGGTGGTCATTTCCACCCGCGTGCCAAACGGGCGGGTGCTGCCGGTGTACGGCTACATTGGCGGCGGCAATACCCTCAAGGCGGCTGGAGCCGTTTTCGCGGACAACCTCTCGCCCCAGAAGGCCAGGCTTTTGACCATGCTGGCTCTGCAGACCGTGAAGGGGCAGGCCGAGTTGCAGGCTCTCTTCGACAAGTAG
- a CDS encoding GNAT family N-acetyltransferase: MPHSLKTKLHVTTDNRFLPLLQGSVRVLAEIGGLSGRDILALELATEEAFLNIREHAYPDGTNGGVFLHGEIAGGELRLSFGDEGLPFDPARIDKPAAETARESAAGSGLGLKLIHHAADEVHWINQGKHGKELRLVKRLPGNGTVQAAAPQPVETPQAPMQRYAIRPLHPDDALQVSRMFWLTYGYTYRFEQFYQPEGLLELVQEGRLVSYVAVAENGEVVGHVGMLRSGPAAMAEMVALAVSPPHRGRGLQADLTEALAAKAREMNLFGLSFGAVTSHAISQREVAKFGAQPCGLDLATISPFGFKALGLETEPPQRESFLHCFKYLVAPPPASVHVPTRHREIVRHIYANLQRPVIPGEPSRRGTQGSYAVSFNKQDNKGMILVKDADSRQWREILRATLDLIDIAGADLICLDLPLAQPETPLICEQAEEAGYFFAGIWPHEAEDSGDLLRLTRLSTKIDLTRLQFFAPFAHEIANYVGAAMKRACGGSSAP, from the coding sequence ATGCCGCACTCCCTGAAGACTAAGCTGCATGTTACAACGGACAACCGGTTTCTGCCCCTGCTTCAAGGCAGCGTTCGGGTACTGGCGGAGATTGGCGGGTTATCCGGACGCGACATCCTAGCTCTTGAGCTGGCGACGGAAGAGGCCTTCCTGAACATTCGCGAACACGCCTATCCCGACGGTACCAATGGTGGCGTCTTTCTGCATGGCGAAATTGCCGGGGGCGAACTCAGGCTTTCCTTTGGTGACGAAGGATTGCCGTTCGATCCAGCTCGGATTGATAAACCGGCGGCTGAAACCGCCCGGGAATCGGCTGCCGGCTCCGGGTTGGGACTCAAACTCATTCACCATGCGGCTGATGAGGTACACTGGATCAATCAGGGGAAACACGGGAAGGAGCTACGGCTGGTAAAGCGCTTGCCCGGCAATGGTACCGTCCAGGCCGCAGCCCCCCAGCCGGTGGAAACTCCACAGGCTCCCATGCAACGATACGCGATACGGCCGTTGCACCCTGATGACGCCTTGCAGGTCTCTCGAATGTTCTGGCTGACCTATGGATATACCTACCGTTTCGAGCAGTTCTACCAGCCCGAAGGATTGCTCGAACTGGTGCAGGAGGGGAGGCTCGTCAGCTATGTGGCTGTCGCGGAAAATGGAGAAGTGGTGGGCCATGTCGGCATGCTGCGCTCTGGCCCGGCCGCCATGGCTGAAATGGTAGCGCTGGCTGTATCGCCCCCCCATCGGGGGCGAGGGCTGCAAGCTGACTTGACCGAGGCCCTGGCCGCCAAGGCGCGGGAAATGAACCTGTTCGGACTGTCGTTCGGTGCCGTGACAAGCCACGCCATCAGTCAGCGGGAGGTGGCAAAGTTTGGCGCGCAACCCTGCGGGTTGGATTTGGCTACCATTTCTCCGTTCGGCTTTAAGGCTTTGGGTCTGGAAACCGAACCACCGCAACGCGAATCGTTCCTGCACTGCTTCAAGTATCTCGTCGCTCCCCCCCCTGCCTCTGTTCATGTCCCTACACGGCACAGGGAAATCGTCCGGCATATCTACGCGAATCTCCAACGGCCCGTAATTCCGGGGGAACCATCCCGGCGCGGCACCCAGGGGAGCTATGCGGTTTCCTTCAACAAGCAAGACAACAAGGGCATGATATTAGTCAAAGATGCCGACAGCCGACAGTGGCGAGAGATTCTGCGCGCCACTCTTGATCTGATAGATATTGCCGGAGCAGACCTGATATGCCTTGACCTTCCCTTGGCGCAGCCTGAAACCCCCCTTATTTGTGAACAAGCCGAAGAAGCGGGTTATTTCTTTGCAGGCATCTGGCCCCATGAAGCGGAGGATAGCGGTGATCTGCTGCGTTTGACACGCCTGTCCACAAAGATCGACCTAACCCGGTTGCAGTTCTTCGCCCCCTTTGCCCATGAGATCGCGAACTATGTCGGTGCGGCAATGAAGCGGGCCTGTGGTGGTTCATCCGCTCCCTAG
- the ttdA gene encoding L(+)-tartrate dehydratase subunit alpha, with translation MDKQEAIRSLTDIMARFTGYMGKRLPQDVLDKLAELRERETSTLSRVVYDSMFENLESADRLDRPCCQDTGVIQFFVRAGSAFPLLGELKAILGDAVREATRNAPLRHNAVETFIEKNTGDNTGSRIPWVEWDIAPGEDSATIEVYMAGGGCSLPGAAKVLMPSAGYEGVVQFVFDVITSYGVNACPPLLVGVGISTSVETAAMLSKRAILRPIGTRHPDPRAAEMEKLLEKGLNDVGIGPQGLSGASTVLGVHIESSARHPSTIGVGVSVGCWAHRRGTIRINADLSYEILSHKGATL, from the coding sequence ATGGACAAGCAGGAAGCGATACGGTCCTTGACCGATATCATGGCCAGGTTCACCGGCTACATGGGGAAGCGCCTTCCCCAGGACGTGCTGGACAAGCTGGCTGAACTCAGGGAGCGCGAGACGTCGACCCTCTCCAGGGTGGTCTACGACTCCATGTTCGAAAACCTGGAGTCAGCGGACCGCCTCGACCGGCCCTGCTGCCAGGACACAGGCGTCATACAGTTCTTCGTTCGGGCCGGGTCAGCCTTCCCGCTCTTAGGGGAACTCAAGGCCATTCTCGGAGACGCGGTCCGGGAAGCCACCCGCAACGCCCCCCTTCGCCACAATGCAGTGGAAACATTCATTGAAAAGAACACCGGCGACAATACAGGCTCGCGTATCCCCTGGGTCGAATGGGACATCGCTCCCGGTGAAGACTCGGCCACCATCGAGGTCTACATGGCCGGCGGCGGGTGCAGCCTTCCCGGAGCGGCCAAGGTGCTCATGCCTTCGGCCGGCTACGAGGGAGTGGTCCAGTTCGTGTTCGACGTCATAACGTCTTATGGGGTGAACGCCTGCCCGCCCCTGCTGGTCGGCGTGGGCATATCCACATCGGTCGAAACAGCGGCCATGCTCTCCAAGCGGGCCATCCTGCGCCCCATCGGCACTCGCCACCCCGATCCAAGGGCAGCGGAAATGGAAAAACTGCTGGAGAAGGGTTTGAACGACGTAGGCATCGGACCTCAGGGGCTCTCCGGCGCATCTACAGTGCTCGGGGTGCACATCGAATCCTCGGCCCGGCATCCGTCCACCATCGGCGTGGGCGTGTCCGTGGGCTGCTGGGCCCACAGGAGGGGCACCATCCGCATCAATGCGGACCTGTCCTACGAAATTCTCTCGCACAAGGGGGCTACGCTGTGA
- the ttdB gene encoding L(+)-tartrate dehydratase subunit beta, with translation MKKVLTTPIKSEDIESLNVGDVVFLNGLLVTCRDVGHRRLIELKRELPVDLKGLAIFHAGPIVVKKGNSWEMISIGPTTSMRMERFENRFIEETGVKLIVGKGGMGADTAEACKRHKALHAVFPGGCAVLAATEVEEIERVEWEDLGMPEALWVCRVKEFGPLIISIDTKGNNLFEANKANFNAKKAPIIEEIGSQVRFIK, from the coding sequence GTGAAAAAGGTCCTAACCACTCCCATCAAGAGCGAGGACATCGAGTCCCTGAATGTGGGCGACGTTGTGTTCTTAAACGGCCTTCTGGTCACCTGCCGCGACGTGGGGCATCGCAGGTTGATCGAACTTAAACGCGAACTTCCTGTCGACCTCAAAGGACTCGCCATCTTTCATGCGGGCCCCATCGTGGTGAAAAAAGGAAACTCCTGGGAGATGATCTCCATCGGCCCAACCACCAGCATGCGCATGGAGCGTTTTGAAAACCGCTTCATCGAGGAAACCGGAGTCAAACTCATCGTGGGCAAGGGCGGCATGGGGGCAGACACTGCTGAGGCGTGCAAACGCCACAAGGCCCTCCACGCCGTGTTCCCGGGCGGCTGCGCCGTTCTGGCCGCCACCGAGGTTGAAGAGATCGAGAGGGTGGAATGGGAGGACCTGGGAATGCCCGAGGCGCTCTGGGTTTGCCGGGTGAAGGAGTTCGGTCCGCTCATCATCTCCATCGACACCAAGGGCAACAACCTGTTCGAGGCCAACAAGGCAAACTTCAACGCAAAAAAGGCTCCCATCATTGAAGAGATTGGAAGCCAGGTGCGGTTCATCAAGTAA
- a CDS encoding S8 family serine peptidase codes for MSTTVNDPLFSSQWYIRNTGQSGGTPGIDLNLGDVWKDYTGKGVVVGVFDQGIEFDHPDLARNVLPSLSISAQPTGDGQPVLAGDNHGMNVAGEIAAVPNNSIGLTGIAPDASLASVYLYLGPSRPDMAANDEAKAFEYAAAHYDVANNSWGGDLHEFTSFTDGTPEAAAAGQALADAATKGRGGLGTVVVFSAGNDRLTGANTNSQNWSNSPYTIAVAAIDHNGRVASYSTPGSSVLVGAPSLNVIYANVDTDHDGVPDSDEGPGDPVADGGEGGDDPDANFSQGGGGDDPQETPAGEKTQEPAAEGSQNPDWAKPTVLQEVGRVGGIVTTELVGKGLTEKGAPGGDYSFDFSGTSAAAPEVSAVAALMLQANPKLGYRDVQDILALTARNTDISAQWTINAATNWNGGGMHVNNDVGYGLVDAHAAVRLAETWTSQSTAVNVLKVGGSAQVGQAIPTGGAGVNSSIAVTSPEQVERAEVILNINHPLASDLTISLTSPSGTKSVLLTTPESVDPDEEEAIRRPFPQNYSMTSTQFLGEKSTGNWTLSVQDTVNNGQSGQLGDWQLVLWGRDSSTSSLPYVFTNEYSYYAAQDPKRTVLNDPSGTAVINASPVTTDSIINLNPGTTSTIDKTNFTITPQTTVKAAYAGDGNDLLLGNGIGDLLYGGRGNDLLYSGPGDNILDGGPGFNVAIFLDSLLDNNFVRNASGNVVVTPVGSETIRNVSLLAFQDMVVPTSSITFREETARSSAPTVLGTSGLSG; via the coding sequence ATGAGCACCACGGTAAACGACCCCCTCTTTTCCTCCCAGTGGTACATTCGCAACACCGGCCAATCCGGCGGCACTCCAGGCATCGACCTGAATCTGGGCGACGTCTGGAAAGACTACACCGGAAAAGGGGTAGTGGTCGGCGTATTCGACCAGGGAATCGAATTCGACCACCCGGACCTGGCGAGAAACGTTCTGCCATCCTTAAGTATTTCCGCCCAGCCCACAGGCGACGGCCAACCAGTGCTCGCAGGCGACAACCACGGCATGAACGTAGCCGGTGAGATCGCCGCCGTGCCAAACAACTCCATCGGCCTGACCGGCATAGCACCGGACGCCAGCCTGGCATCAGTCTATCTCTATCTGGGCCCGAGCAGACCGGACATGGCGGCCAATGATGAAGCCAAGGCATTCGAGTATGCCGCCGCCCACTACGACGTGGCCAACAACAGCTGGGGCGGGGATCTCCACGAATTCACCAGCTTCACCGATGGCACCCCGGAAGCAGCGGCCGCTGGCCAGGCCCTGGCGGATGCCGCCACAAAGGGGCGGGGAGGGCTCGGCACGGTTGTGGTGTTCTCGGCTGGCAACGACCGCCTTACCGGGGCCAACACCAACAGCCAGAACTGGTCCAACTCCCCGTATACGATCGCCGTGGCCGCCATCGACCACAACGGGCGTGTTGCGTCGTACAGCACCCCGGGTTCGAGCGTCCTGGTAGGCGCGCCATCCCTGAACGTCATCTACGCCAATGTGGATACGGACCACGACGGCGTACCGGATTCGGACGAGGGGCCGGGAGACCCGGTTGCTGATGGAGGCGAGGGCGGCGACGATCCGGACGCGAATTTCAGCCAAGGCGGCGGTGGAGACGACCCACAGGAGACCCCGGCGGGAGAAAAAACCCAAGAACCCGCTGCAGAGGGCAGCCAGAACCCGGACTGGGCCAAGCCCACCGTATTACAGGAGGTGGGCCGGGTCGGCGGAATCGTCACCACGGAGCTTGTGGGAAAGGGGCTGACGGAAAAAGGCGCTCCAGGCGGCGACTACTCCTTCGACTTCAGCGGGACCTCGGCAGCGGCACCTGAGGTCTCGGCCGTGGCCGCGCTCATGCTCCAGGCCAATCCGAAGCTCGGCTACCGTGACGTGCAGGACATCCTGGCGCTCACAGCTCGAAACACCGATATATCCGCCCAGTGGACCATCAACGCCGCCACCAACTGGAACGGGGGCGGCATGCACGTCAACAACGATGTGGGCTACGGGTTGGTGGACGCCCATGCAGCCGTAAGGCTTGCCGAAACCTGGACCAGCCAAAGTACGGCGGTGAATGTTCTCAAGGTTGGAGGATCGGCTCAAGTTGGGCAAGCCATTCCTACTGGAGGCGCGGGTGTGAACTCCTCCATCGCCGTGACCAGCCCGGAGCAGGTGGAACGGGCCGAGGTTATCCTCAACATCAACCATCCCCTGGCTTCGGATCTGACCATCAGCTTGACCTCGCCGTCCGGAACCAAAAGCGTGCTGCTGACCACCCCGGAATCCGTCGACCCTGACGAAGAGGAGGCCATACGCAGGCCTTTTCCTCAGAACTATTCAATGACCTCCACCCAGTTTCTCGGGGAAAAATCCACAGGGAACTGGACCCTTTCCGTGCAGGACACGGTCAATAACGGACAGAGCGGACAACTTGGGGATTGGCAGCTTGTCCTGTGGGGCAGGGATTCCTCAACCAGTTCCCTTCCTTACGTTTTCACCAACGAATACAGCTACTACGCCGCGCAGGACCCCAAACGCACAGTGCTGAACGATCCTTCAGGTACCGCTGTAATCAACGCCTCCCCGGTCACGACCGACTCGATCATTAACCTCAACCCGGGCACCACCAGCACCATCGACAAGACCAACTTCACTATCACCCCCCAGACCACCGTGAAGGCCGCATATGCAGGCGACGGCAACGATCTGCTCCTGGGCAACGGAATTGGCGACCTCCTCTACGGGGGGCGGGGCAACGATTTGCTCTACTCGGGCCCGGGTGACAACATCCTGGATGGCGGGCCGGGGTTTAACGTGGCAATCTTTCTCGACAGCCTCTTAGACAACAACTTCGTCCGCAACGCCTCCGGCAACGTAGTGGTCACACCCGTGGGGTCCGAAACTATCCGCAACGTGAGCCTTCTGGCCTTCCAGGACATGGTGGTGCCTACGTCGTCCATCACCTTCCGGGAGGAAACCGCCCGCAGCAGCGCTCCGACTGTGCTCGGCACTTCCGGTTTGTCCGGGTAG